One window from the genome of Candidatus Methylomirabilota bacterium encodes:
- a CDS encoding leucine zipper domain-containing protein — MNIHKNARTTPRSRAQIVARVRGGHEAAAAVATAVGVSERTVRKWVARYA, encoded by the coding sequence ATGAACATCCATAAGAATGCCCGGACGACGCCGCGGAGTCGAGCCCAGATCGTGGCCCGGGTGCGCGGAGGGCACGAGGCGGCCGCGGCGGTGGCCACCGCCGTCGGGGTGAGCGAGCGGACCGTGCGGAAGTGGGTGGCCCGCTACGC